Below is a genomic region from Pirellulales bacterium.
GCTCTTCGAAAACTTTGTCCATCAATTCACGAAAGCCCGCGTCGAAGCCCGCGCTGTCGCTGCAGCAGGCTTCGGCAAAGATGAAACCGCCCCGATCGATGTATTCGCGCAATTTTTGGGCTTGATCGAGCAAATCTGGATTCTTGCTGCCGCTGATGTACAGCACCGGCGTTTGCAAAAGATCTTCGACCGAGGCATCCGCCAAATCGACAATTTGCCACGACAGCCCCAGCGGAAAATCGGCCTTCCATTTTGTTTCGACGTAAGCAGTCAGATTCGCCAGGTCGGCGCGGTGGCGCGCCCAATCGTCGCCGTCGCCATATCGAGCTTTGGCAATCAGCACCGGCCGCCGGCCTTTGGCCAAAAACAGCAAGGCAAAGCTGGTTGCAATGTGCGGATCGCCCTCGGCATGCCCTTCGCCTTTCCAGTAGCCTGAAAGGGCGTCTTGCTTGGCGATCAGATATTCCGCCCCCATCCGATACCAATCGTAATGCTGCCCCGTGCCCCGATTTTCAAAAAACCGGTGCGAGGTCATTCGGCCGACACGCTCCACGGCGTACAGGTAATATAAATTCCAAATGCTCAAATTTCTGGGGCCGGGATTTTGCTGTACGGAAAAATTATTGCCCAGCCATACCAGGCCGTCTTCCATAGCTTTTACGGCCGGATTGTTGAGATGCTGGCCGCAGCACTTTAAGCCGTCGGCGGTAACTTCCGCATCGCCGGCGCTCAACCGGCCTGAGGCGATGAACACGGAGCTAATGCCCGCGCACGTCATGCTCCCCCGTCCCGGCGCGCCGGGCACCGGCTCGTAGGCCCAGGAGCCGTCGGGGTTTTGTTGCCGTAACCAGTATTGCAGTGCCGAGCTCCAAGTGCGGTCGGCAACATGCACGCCGACACGTTCCGCCTCATACAGCGCCAACAAGGCAAATTGCGAATTCGACGGGTCGCCGCTCCCCAATCCCTGCATGTAGGTCCACGATCCGTTCGGATTTTGCTGTTGCTCCAACCATTGCGCATTGCGGCGAATCAGCAGCAAATCTTTCTTGGGCTCCGCCAGGCACAACACCATAGTCTGCAACGAGACCACATAAGTTTTGTCAGGCGGCAGACCGCGAATGTAGTCCAGGGCCCGGCGCATTTGCTCGTCATCAACGCTTACGCCGGCGTTGAGCAACGCCAACGTGCAAAGACAGGTGACGCCCCCGGAAAAACTCGTGTAATCTTCCCATGAGCCGTTTTGATTTTGCGTGCTTTTAAGGTACGCCACCCCTTTTTCGATGGCAGTCTGAACCTGGGCGGCCGTGATTTCGACCGGTGCATCGT
It encodes:
- a CDS encoding DUF4159 domain-containing protein; the encoded protein is MKRCPACWWVLSVSILLNVRPAVADDAPVEITAAQVQTAIEKGVAYLKSTQNQNGSWEDYTSFSGGVTCLCTLALLNAGVSVDDEQMRRALDYIRGLPPDKTYVVSLQTMVLCLAEPKKDLLLIRRNAQWLEQQQNPNGSWTYMQGLGSGDPSNSQFALLALYEAERVGVHVADRTWSSALQYWLRQQNPDGSWAYEPVPGAPGRGSMTCAGISSVFIASGRLSAGDAEVTADGLKCCGQHLNNPAVKAMEDGLVWLGNNFSVQQNPGPRNLSIWNLYYLYAVERVGRMTSHRFFENRGTGQHYDWYRMGAEYLIAKQDALSGYWKGEGHAEGDPHIATSFALLFLAKGRRPVLIAKARYGDGDDWARHRADLANLTAYVETKWKADFPLGLSWQIVDLADASVEDLLQTPVLYISGSKNPDLLDQAQKLREYIDRGGFIFAEACCSDSAGFDAGFRELMDKVFEEPEYRLKPVPPEHPLWTAEEPVRPALRPNLWSVDYGCRTSVVYAAPPEPNKGDLPNGLSCYWEIASGRDRKLNAAIQEQLGAALSMGINVLAYATNRALKSKDENFQLADQSPKEEDTFERGKRYVANVRHAGGCDSAPGALPSLLRAANRELKARFSTDQRWVHITDP